Part of the Calypte anna isolate BGI_N300 chromosome 21, bCalAnn1_v1.p, whole genome shotgun sequence genome is shown below.
GCTACAGAGGAAAGGGTCTCAATGAGCAATACAGGACCAAAATCCTGGTATGTATTTAGCCAACCAGCAGGTTCTACAGCCTAACTGGCAGCAGTATTCAAGGACTGCCAGACAATCTAAAATGCTATTTCAAGACTCAACAGATCTAAGAGAATTGCAGCTTTAGCACAAATAACCCTCAGCTTGTGTGTGGCCTGTAAGGAAGCCCAGACAAGAACACCTTTTGATCGTGGATTTCCAGGACAAACTGCAGCACACCTTGCCACAACACCTCCAGTGCCAGTGTCCTGCACAATTCCATCAAAAGccttcttccttctcagcaAACAAAGCTTTGTTACCAAAAAAAGAGCCTTAGGATCCCAAATGGAAGAGTCAACATGCAATCTGGGAAAAAAGGTGCAAGATAAGCAAGACTTCAGGCTTCAGCAATAAAGCTTCCTGCACAAGATACCAGACATGAATGCACAACAAAAATTAAGACTGTGGGACTTGACACTCTGCACCTCTAGTTCTATGCAGCTCAGGTAGGGAGAAAATATCTAGGAGTAGCATTAAGAAAACTGTTAAAGAGTTGCAATCAGTTCTGCAAGACCAGCTGCAGATTAGGATCCCAGGGCATCCAAATCAACACACCAGGGCAGCTACCCAGCCCCTAACTCCTCTCCACCCTACCCTAGTATTCCTAACTTGAAGAGAAAGGTTAGTGAGTTTTCCTGGCCTCAAATCAGCTATTTTAGTTGGCTTTAGACTAAGTTTGTTGATATATCATGTTTATGACTTAAAGAACTACTTGATTGCTATCTTCTGTTTCCATCTTAGGCTGACACAGGAAACACTGCTCACCACTgactgcagaagaagaaaagaagctcTCAGGTGTGAAGATTTACAGTCTTAGAAGTACCAGAACTGACTTTTTATaagagggtttggttttttcctctgcttacACTCTTCAGTAGTGAGCTACTCAAGTTTTTATTCATACCATCTCTTACTGGCACTGTGAGTAGCTCACTTAAGTAAGTAAGTAGTATTTAACTACAACAGTGAGCTACTGAAGTGGGTCCTAACACCCTTCCTGTCTGTAATATGCCTTCTAAGATTTCAGCAGCAATTTTCCCCCCACACTGAAGCAAACCCAGTGAGCACACCCTTCTCCATCAGCCCTCCACACTATGCCTAATCTTCACAGGCTCATCTTCTGTGTACCACTGCCAACTCCTTGGGCCTTAGAAGAGCAGGACAAAGAGGAAGCTGCAGTGTCAACACTAGAAACAGAGCTTGTATCTTTTCACATCCCTACTGAGTTGTTTTCCCTCCTGAATGGGAAAAAAGTATGGAATATAAGCAAGCAAAGTGGTCAAAGACCAACTCTCACCTGTGTAAGTGCAGAGCATTCCACATATTTGACAGCCTTCAGGTCCCGGGCCAGTTTTTCAGCAGTCTCTGGAGTTATGGGCTTCTGCTTGTTCTTGGCAAGTTTCTCAATTGTTGAGGGGTCATCTCTTAGATCAATTTGGGTCCCAACAAGCAGGAAAGGAGTCTTTGGACAATGGTGAGTAATTTCAGGTACCCACTAAagacagagaagacaaaatatTTGTTAGCAACCACTCAAGGTAACTCCTCACACGTTTCTGAAGTCCCACTAGCAGCTCAACCAaccttttctttcacattttcaaatgaagaaGGAGACACCACTGAAAAACAGACCAGAAATACATCTGTCTGTGGATAGCTGAGGGGTCGTAATCTATCATAGTCTTCCTGacctggaagaggagaaaattaaCTCAGTATTAGACCCAGACAATTAAATATTGCCCTTTCCAAGCTGTTAGGGTGCATGTTCCAGCACAATAGCATTATTATGATTAATCCTAACTCTTAAGCAAATACTTATGCCCTGAACACAAACTGAATCAAAGATCCTAGTTTTCAAATCCAGAGTTCATTCAACTGTGAGCTGCTTAAAgtcccaggagagctgggaagcCCAAGGAATACCCACTAATAAAGTTGGAGATCAAGCACCCTCAGATGGCATAACAATTTCCTCAGTTATAAGAAGCTGCAGAACACCAGATCTAATTACAGATGAAGTCCTCTCCCTCTAGTCCATTCATTAAATGCTTTACACCATCAAATTTCATTACCCTGCAAAAACCTTGCAGTTCTGAGACAAAAAAGGCAGCTTGTTCAATGGAAGAAGATCACCAGTCtatattccccttttatcttccctttgtggaGGAGGGGGAAACAGAGGGTAATTATGTTCTTCAGTTTGTGTTCTACCCAAACTAAGCTGTGACAAACCCCTTCTCTTTCAGGTATTACCTAGATCAGAGGTGGAAGCTTGAAAGTTGTAATCTGCTGtcacaaaataaaagaagtggAAGCCTTTCTTGGGTTGGTTTCtggctggttttggtttttttgtgttgtttttttttaaataaactcaaTTTAGCAACTCCTCTAACATCAGGAACGAAGCACCAAGAAAgattttcccctttcattttaaaacaaaccaaaaaccaacattCAACATCACCTCAACTAAATCTTGAGCAGTTACAATCACACTAGCACTTGGTTCTCACCTGCAGTATCAAAGAGGCCTAGGGTGTAAGGCTCTCCTCCAATCATCACTGTTACAGCATAGTTATCAAAAacctgggaagaagagaaacaCAATTAAGGGAATGTGAATAAGCCACCTTTCAAACCATCTGTTCACTTTGCCAGGCCACCTCCAAGTTGTAGAAGAGTGATCAGCACAGGGCAACAAGCAATTAAGGGCTTACCATGCTGCTACTAATTACCATGCTGCTAACAGGTCAGTTCCCCTGGAAGAGGGATGCAAAATCCATTAGGGATCTAAAGCAAAAACCACTGCATGTAACAGGTAAAAGCCACTAAGCCAAACTCCCACCACAGCTCTCACTCACCTGTGACTGTGTCACACAGGTTTCCCCACACTGCCACAGAAATTTCAGCCTTGGTGCTTGTTCTGGCACAGTAAACACATCCCCACAAAACTGATCAACTTCAGCCCTGTCCTTCAGGGAGCAGAGCTATGGGACTTCTTCTCACAGTCCTCTGAGGTTCATCTTCCTGAACTACTAGGGAATTCAATAGTATCCAATGTTTCAACAGGAATTTATCCACTTTAAAGGGTGCAGCAGAGTTGGTCAAAACCAGTCTGTTATATTCAGATAAAGAGAACATTCTAAATCTAAATGGAGAATCCAGCTCCAGAAGACCAAGTTGTATTGTCTCTGTACACCATCTGGCACAGCAATCCTATCCTTAATGGCTGCTACACAGATTAAAAACTAACAGTACCAAAAATGTTCCTCACAGTAACTTGTACACAAAGCAACAAAGCACGAGGACCTATCCAAAGCTTTTTCCTTCAACACCTGCACACTCAGCACTACAGATAACACTGCCTGAGATCAGAATCCTGAAGGATCAGAAGGATCAGAATCAGGATCCAGAAGGATCAGAATCCTTCATTTCAATAACTACTTTACCTTCAGAACTGCAAGAGACATTATCTCAGAAAGCACTattggcaaaaaaaaccaaaaaacaaacaacctatCCAGAGGCAGGGGAGATGTCTGGGTAAGGATAAGGCAGCCCTGCTTCAACATCAAACAGTGACACGAGCAGCTCCCACAGCTGAAGGAAACCCCAACATGGAGGTCATCACAAAAGCTTTTCATGGAAGTGTGGAGGGAAGGACATGGAGAAGTAAGCAGTCACATGCATTTATTAACAGCTTTAGTGAGAGCTTAAgtccttggggaaaaaacagtaaaactgAGAACAGAGCAGCAACAGAGCACATCAAAGCTGAAAATCCAAAGGTTCAGCTGCCTTCTTTCCACCTGACTGTCCAGGTTAAAGCAACACTTAACTCCACACATAACTGGTTTAACTTTACAAAACTCAGTGACTGAGAAAGCAGCTGTGGGCTCAGCACACTGCTTATCCCCACAAACATCAGCCACAAACATCAGCCCACCTCTCATGCTGTTTTGGATTAGCATTACAGATTTAAAACACTGCAAGAAATTTCTCCACTACTTTAAACCTGTTCCTTTACAGATCACCCTGACCACCCCACCCACATTTGTACCCACACACAAACCAGACCTTCAGGATGGAGGAGGGTGGAAGGCACCCCAAAGGACAGGTCAAGCTGACAACTCATCTGTTTCTAGGTACAGATCAAGAAACTGGAATGCTCTACACTGAAGAGCAGAGCATTTGCTCTTTCAGATGTCAAGCTGGTCAGCAACTCAATCTCCCAAAGAGACCCCCCTCATTTTTGCCCAAGAAGTCAATAAAAGTACTTGTAGCTGCATGCATTCTCCctctaaggattttttttaagcatatcTGCAAAatctggcattttaaaattttcttttttaaggttCAGGTGGCCAGGGTTACAAGGCTTAGCCTTCAAACCTGGCAACCACAGCCTCATAGCATAAAGCAGACAATCTCACCCTCAATTTTGCCAAAACAGGCTAAAAAGCAGAGCCCAATCAGCCCACCAAGAAGTTTCAATTCCTGCCAGTGCCAGAAAGCCCATTACAGCAGGTGGCACAAGCTTCCAGGTTACAGGAATCACACCAGATCTGCCACTCCATGAGTGCTGTCAGTGTCTTGTCATGGACAGCTGCCTCACCCTGGAAGGTTTTTTTAGGAATAAAAATGACAtcaaaaacatgaaaaaagggGCTACCTTCCTCTTGAGACTTCACTGCTGCTACCAGGATTTACCAGGTTCTCAAAATCAGGATTTTATCACCAAGTTCTCAAACTGCTTGACAAAACTTCTTAAGCAGGAAAGTCCTACCCCTCTTATCCCAGGGTCCTTACTCAGCCACAAACATTCTAGGGACATTAAGGCTTGAAACAACTTGCTTTCCTTTTGGGAACAGTTCTGttacattccttttctttctttcttacaaCCAGAATATCCCAAGTTACTTACCAGTGTCTAGAGTATGAAAAATGTCTCCAGGCCATCCACAGAATTACAAAGAGGCCTATGACATCCCCAGAACAGCAAGTTCCTAAAGCCATGAGGTTCAGAAAACTATTCCAGAAATATAGGGAAGTTTTAAAAGGCACTGTAAAGGTCTCAGCACACCTTCCACACAATTTACTGACAAGTAACTGGTTTGAGGAGCTTTTCCACACTGCCTGTTTGCAGGGATTTATAGGCAGTACTACCACCTACAGGACAGCACACAAACTGACAAGCTTtcaaaacagacattttaagATCATAACATTTTTCAGCTTAATTAACAGTCACTTCAATGAGGGTAAGTATAGGAACACACTGCCTGAGCTCACTGccctcctttgttttgttttggccaTGAAGACTAACTCCAAGAGGACAAGCAGACTTCCAGAGGTAAAGAACAGGATACTGTTGTCCTAAAAGCATCCCAGCAGGATACTTGAAACCACTCTGTAAAACTTGAGAATGCCAACACAACAAACACAACTTTTCTACCAGTCCCAAACATCTCCATGAGAGGCAGAACTGGGCTTTCTATGCAGCACAAGCCTCAGGTTTCCAACAGTGGCCACTGCATCCAACCTGAATACTCTCGGGTTTGGGAGTCCTTTCATCTTCAATTCTGATctaaaactgaaacaaacacCTTCATTTCATAGAAGTCTATCCtatccttaaaaaaacctcaaagttGGTAAGCTGACAATCTCTGGATAGCACACCAAGTCAACATCTCCAAAAGAGGCGGTGGTGTTCACTGCAACTTCTTTTCCACAAAGAGGAGGTTTTATTAAGAAGTAATTATTTTGGAAGAGCTAAAGGCAGAGCTATCTGGCACCTTAGGGGAGCTATCTGTTCTTTTAAGTTGCTTTGTAGTGTTAGAAAATATTACTGACCCTTTCACTGGCAGGTGTTCAACCTCTTTGTGATTCATTTCTAGATACAATTTTGTTTGAGGAACCTAAGCAAACTCTTGTTTATGTGCACAAGATGTCCTTTTTGGGTCCAGAACAGTGAAACTAGTAAAAAGAGAACCCAGATGTCTCCTACAGCAACCACACTAAAAGACTGAACCATGTCAGTGTCAGCACAGTATCAAGAAGAAAAGCCCTTTCCTAGTGGAAAGATAAAGCAGTGGGCACACTGTTCCCAACATGACCTTTAGGTAAGTCAATGATTCAGTATCTCAGAAAACTGAGCCAGTAAACCTCAGAAAGGTTACTCAGAAAACATGAAGAACTACACAAAGTCACCACACTTGGAAGTACAAATGAAAGAGTCTGTGCAGTCTAAATCAACACATTTCTCATGGTTAGCTGAGGTTAACTGGCCACATTCCATAGCTCCCTCTGTCACCTCGGGATCTTTCAGACTTGCAAGGCAAAAAACAAGCATTAGAAAATGTGAACTGCAGTCACTGTTACAGCAACAACCTACTACTCTCCCTAAAAATGAAGATGCAGCAAGAAGTAAAAGAGCAAGCTGgtgttcctgctgcttcctctccaCTTACCAGTCCCAACAACTTATTTTGTTTAGAGAATCCAGCAGGTGGCCATCTACTAACTGAAGCCCAGATTCTGCAGAGCACTCAAGAGGCAAAGACTAAGCAGATCCAGGAAAGACACCCCAGCACTACCAGGTACTGTGGGAGAGAGGTAGCAGCAGACTGATCACTACTCTGCCACTGTAGTCAGTCTCCAGGAAGCAAGCAGGCCATAAGAACAAGTATTAAGGCATGCACACCATGCAGGTTTGTTAGGAAGGGAACTCATGCTGCCCTACCCCATCCTGAACAACAGGAGCCATTCCCACACTTACCGTGGGTACATATTCCGAGGGGAATTTATTTGTTGTGTAAGAAATTAGGAGACAGGTTTTACCAACAGCACCATCACCCACGACCACACACTTGATCGTCTGCATAGCTGAAGTCTACCAGAGTATCAGTGCCAACAAGGacctagaagaaaaaaaaagagagacacaTATATGAAGATGTTTCTCATCCTCACTGATGAGCTTTGACTGGAGCCCAAACCACTAACACCATGTTTAGGATCTGAAAAGAAACCATTCCTAAATGAGTTGGCAGATATGTTCCCTGCATCACACAGTTAACAGGAAGCTGCTCATTTCCATAAATGCAAATACATCCTCCCCACAGCCAGGCTCCTCCCACTGCAGACACTTGCCAAACACCACCTCAGACTATGCATAATAACATCATCACTTTTCCACCCTGGGAAGAAGGACCAGTTCTATTCAGTATATTCCCTCATATACAGTGTGATTACCCAGAGGTGGacaaagaaagcttttccaGATTCAGTTTTAATGCACAGAAGCATCCAGAGCTTTGGGAGCACTGAAAGTGTAAGCAAGCTTCAGTCTTGATGGCTGCTAAGAAGCACCCAGGCTTCACAAGAGATCTTCCCTCTGGAGAGCAGTTCAAGTAAAGAAAGCTCAGCAGGGAAGACCACAGGGTGAGCTTTGAAGCTAGTTTATAGGATAAAAATAAGCAGGCAGACAGAACTTAATTCCTCCTCACTTTTTTTTATGCCCAAACACACTTTTACAACCTTCTGGTTAAAGCTGCCACTTAACAGTCTCTTCAGCCCCACCTGAGGTTGCCAACAGCACTGGGCAGCAGAGCATGAGGTCCTCAAGGAATCCTGTTCCTCTCCAGCCATTCATGATGCTCCCAGCTACTTCTGACActgtcccagcacagctttAGTACCTGAACTAAGTCAATACCTGCAACACCTCCTCCAAACATCACTTAGCCACCTCCAGTGTCAGACACAGCTTACCTTCATTAGTGTGCTACCCCAATTAGAGAAGTACTAGCCTGTGGCCATTCATTTACACAGAGAATAAATGGGAAATCCTGACCCCCAGCAAAGCTCCCACGGACATTCAACATTTCTCTATTAGTGGAAGTACTTTTACT
Proteins encoded:
- the CDC42 gene encoding cell division control protein 42 homolog isoform X1, which encodes MQTIKCVVVGDGAVGKTCLLISYTTNKFPSEYVPTVFDNYAVTVMIGGEPYTLGLFDTAGQEDYDRLRPLSYPQTDVFLVCFSVVSPSSFENVKEKWVPEITHHCPKTPFLLVGTQIDLRDDPSTIEKLAKNKQKPITPETAEKLARDLKAVKYVECSALTQKGLKNVFDEAILAALEPPEPKKTRRCVLL
- the CDC42 gene encoding cell division control protein 42 homolog isoform X2, whose amino-acid sequence is MIGGEPYTLGLFDTAGQEDYDRLRPLSYPQTDVFLVCFSVVSPSSFENVKEKWVPEITHHCPKTPFLLVGTQIDLRDDPSTIEKLAKNKQKPITPETAEKLARDLKAVKYVECSALTQKGLKNVFDEAILAALEPPEPKKTRRCVLL